The Chitinophagales bacterium genome window below encodes:
- a CDS encoding PKD domain-containing protein: MKKFLSSIVLFFCSSLLLFSQIKALYPLNNAVINKKTSVVWTETNQNSIIEIQLSNNANMTPITSSLSVSGIYSYEFLNLNLGDYYWQIRTTNGTDTSWTAIRKFTIVNIDTISGLLTWFKPDSGFITNTNNKISEWRGINNVARQNIEAYKPTLNINSLNGFSSVDFDGQDDNLLFNRVLGIRDAFLVVQHKTGNQNYTPILGDDIIQPEYHGGTTTRLFNTTYTNPKIVNGIIRVNSNTVSVSTVNKPINKSIVSIFATDSVQASTIAKDRYFIDRSWNGSYNEIILFSNSLDSTNRFNIEHVLKYKYTPYPYLGKDTIVCGPSIKIGFRKDHAYSSRIWSTGETNVDSITITQNGTYWVTVNSFGIVLKDTINITGIVPPPTISLTNDQTICYGDSIQVNYTPVAGFSPTWSTGATTNQITVKDSSVFVQLTHRDANNCYASSDIFFVKVDSLSLLSTIGDDRNICDGGQIYATSTGEGPFNYSWSTGDTTSFTIPPTLGSQDISIEMSNFNNCYFRDTISVNALNLPAPNVAFEYDTACPNKISQFTDLSTPGGTDNIIDWNWKFINNDTSDAQNPSYIFSEGTFSVSLTVETDSGCVNTLIKPYKSHRQPHATINSLIPCAESSSMLSNNSTIAIPDVINNYNWTIGTQNYAGSSPQVAFPTEGLQDVTLIVTSNRGCTDTTTKTIEVYPALLPDFEIDNVCIGDSTTFTDITPSYSTISRLWNFGGGQFSTDTMPTILFTDTGTYSVTLQVENAIGCQNSITKTVKINSLPIASATIDNICENSLSLFYNTSNTTTNNFEWLINSVPYTSDSVLLSFNTAGNYPVYHKITDINGCEDDTSFNFTIRPNPNVNFNFNPTFGQAPLLVNFENETDSAILNTWNFGENNQQSNDVNPSYTYTENGVYNVTLIAENQYGCRDSMLKIINVSPTELDVELSNLDYQIITLANGDMAYIPQLTLSNVGTRTIYNIDIYVSIDEEKNISEHWQGTLNVGESMQYIFQSYFIIPDEANINYMCAEAKNTNDDTEDLLSNNKSCIILNGKLKTSKIYPNPTNNNANIDIISKNKGNINVGVYDMAGKKVYTAENIAIQKGYNQLVIDCVHLQIGKYIVNITHQGEIYQLTFWVNH; the protein is encoded by the coding sequence ATGAAAAAATTTTTATCCTCCATAGTACTATTTTTTTGTAGCTCTTTACTTTTGTTTTCTCAAATCAAAGCCCTTTATCCATTAAATAATGCCGTTATAAATAAAAAAACTTCTGTTGTTTGGACTGAAACAAATCAAAACTCAATTATTGAAATACAACTTTCAAATAATGCGAATATGACACCTATAACTTCTTCTTTAAGTGTTAGTGGCATTTATTCTTATGAATTCCTAAACTTAAACTTAGGGGACTATTATTGGCAAATAAGAACTACAAATGGGACAGATACAAGTTGGACTGCTATCAGAAAATTTACAATTGTAAACATTGATACAATAAGTGGACTATTAACATGGTTTAAACCAGATTCTGGGTTTATTACCAACACAAACAATAAAATTTCTGAATGGAGAGGGATAAACAATGTTGCACGGCAAAATATTGAAGCATATAAACCAACACTTAATATTAATAGTTTAAATGGCTTTTCTTCAGTAGATTTTGATGGGCAAGACGACAATCTGCTTTTCAATAGAGTTTTAGGAATAAGAGATGCTTTTCTTGTTGTTCAGCATAAAACGGGCAATCAAAATTATACTCCAATTCTTGGAGATGATATTATACAACCAGAATATCATGGAGGCACAACAACAAGATTGTTTAATACAACTTATACAAATCCTAAAATTGTAAATGGTATTATTAGAGTTAATAGCAATACCGTTTCAGTTTCAACAGTAAATAAGCCAATAAATAAATCTATTGTTTCCATATTTGCGACAGATAGCGTTCAAGCATCAACTATTGCTAAGGATAGATACTTTATTGATCGCTCTTGGAATGGATCTTACAATGAGATTATACTTTTTAGTAATAGCTTAGACTCAACAAATAGATTTAATATTGAACATGTATTGAAATATAAGTACACACCTTATCCTTATCTTGGAAAAGATACTATAGTATGTGGCCCCAGTATAAAAATTGGTTTTCGTAAAGACCATGCTTATTCTTCACGTATTTGGTCAACAGGAGAAACCAATGTTGATTCAATTACCATTACTCAAAACGGCACATACTGGGTTACGGTTAATAGTTTTGGAATAGTATTAAAAGACACCATCAACATTACAGGCATTGTTCCTCCCCCAACTATCTCTTTAACTAACGACCAAACCATTTGTTATGGAGATTCTATACAAGTAAATTATACTCCCGTAGCTGGTTTTAGTCCAACTTGGAGCACAGGAGCAACCACTAACCAAATAACCGTTAAAGATTCGTCTGTATTCGTTCAACTGACACATAGAGATGCCAACAATTGCTACGCTTCATCAGATATATTCTTTGTTAAAGTAGATTCTCTTTCTCTTTTATCTACTATTGGCGATGACAGAAATATTTGTGATGGCGGGCAAATTTATGCCACTTCTACTGGAGAAGGTCCTTTCAATTATAGCTGGAGCACAGGAGACACTACATCTTTCACTATTCCGCCAACACTTGGAAGTCAAGATATTTCTATAGAAATGAGCAATTTTAATAACTGCTATTTTAGAGATACCATATCTGTAAACGCTTTAAATCTCCCTGCACCTAATGTGGCTTTTGAATATGATACTGCATGCCCTAACAAAATTAGCCAATTTACCGACCTTTCTACTCCCGGAGGAACAGATAATATTATTGATTGGAATTGGAAATTTATAAATAACGATACCTCTGATGCCCAAAATCCAAGTTATATTTTTTCTGAAGGTACTTTTAGCGTTAGCTTAACAGTAGAAACCGACTCAGGGTGCGTGAACACTTTAATTAAACCTTATAAATCGCACCGACAACCGCATGCAACAATTAATAGCTTAATACCTTGTGCAGAAAGTTCTTCTATGCTGTCAAATAATTCTACTATAGCTATTCCGGATGTAATAAATAATTATAACTGGACTATCGGTACACAAAATTACGCTGGATCATCTCCACAAGTTGCGTTTCCAACAGAGGGACTACAAGATGTTACCTTAATAGTTACTTCTAACCGCGGCTGCACCGACACCACCACCAAAACTATAGAAGTTTACCCTGCTCTGCTACCCGATTTTGAGATAGATAATGTTTGTATTGGCGATTCTACTACTTTTACAGATATAACTCCTTCGTATTCAACTATTTCACGCCTTTGGAATTTTGGCGGAGGACAGTTTTCTACCGACACTATGCCAACTATTTTATTTACTGATACCGGAACATATTCTGTTACACTTCAAGTTGAAAATGCTATAGGTTGTCAAAATTCTATTACTAAAACTGTTAAAATAAATTCTCTGCCTATTGCAAGTGCTACAATAGATAATATTTGCGAAAATAGCTTGAGTTTGTTTTACAACACAAGCAATACCACAACAAATAACTTTGAATGGCTAATTAATAGTGTTCCATATACTTCAGATTCTGTTTTGCTAAGTTTTAATACGGCAGGAAATTATCCTGTTTATCACAAAATTACCGATATAAATGGCTGTGAAGATGATACCTCTTTTAATTTTACTATAAGACCAAATCCTAATGTGAATTTTAATTTTAATCCTACTTTTGGGCAAGCACCGCTATTGGTTAATTTTGAAAATGAAACCGATAGTGCTATTTTAAACACTTGGAATTTTGGAGAAAATAATCAGCAGTCTAATGATGTAAACCCGAGCTACACATATACAGAAAACGGAGTTTATAATGTTACTTTAATAGCCGAAAACCAATATGGCTGTAGAGACAGTATGCTTAAAATTATAAATGTTTCTCCTACAGAATTAGATGTAGAATTAAGCAATTTAGATTATCAAATAATAACTTTAGCCAATGGTGATATGGCTTATATTCCTCAACTTACCCTTTCAAATGTAGGTACAAGAACCATATACAATATAGATATTTATGTGTCTATTGATGAAGAAAAAAACATTTCTGAGCATTGGCAAGGCACTTTAAATGTGGGGGAAAGTATGCAGTATATATTTCAATCTTATTTTATTATTCCTGACGAAGCTAACATAAATTATATGTGTGCCGAAGCTAAAAACACCAATGATGATACGGAAGATTTGCTCAGCAATAATAAATCTTGCATAATTTTAAATGGAAAACTTAAAACTTCTAAAATATATCCTAATCCTACAAACAACAATGCAAATATTGACATAATTAGCAAAAATAAAGGAAATATTAATGTAGGTGTTTATGATATGGCAGGCAAAAAAGTTTATACTGCCGAAAACATAGCTATTCAAAAAGGGTATAACCAATTGGTAATAGATTGTGTACATTTGCAAATAGGTAAATACATTGTAAACATTACACACCAAGGCGAAATTTATCAATTAACGTTTTGGGTTAATCATTAA
- a CDS encoding phosphoribosylglycinamide formyltransferase, with the protein MQKTPIAIFVSGRGSNAKAIIEQQNNLGFQVDLLVVSSAKAKAIDIAIENHIDYIVLDKEQFLNTNAIVNTLTQYNIELIILAGFLWKIPSYLINAFPEKILNIHPSLLPKYGGKGMYGMHIHKAVYQNKEKETGITIHLVNEHYDDGKILFQKAVEINKEDTPETIAEKVLKLEHKSFAPTIEKYLKTKMRIVAQNL; encoded by the coding sequence ATGCAAAAAACACCAATAGCAATATTTGTTTCTGGAAGAGGTAGCAATGCCAAAGCCATAATTGAACAGCAAAATAATCTCGGGTTTCAAGTGGACTTATTGGTGGTTTCCTCTGCTAAAGCTAAAGCAATAGATATAGCTATTGAAAATCATATAGATTATATTGTTTTAGATAAAGAACAATTTTTAAACACTAACGCTATTGTAAATACGCTTACTCAATACAATATTGAACTAATAATTTTAGCCGGTTTTTTATGGAAAATACCGTCCTATTTAATTAATGCTTTTCCAGAAAAAATTTTAAACATCCATCCTTCTTTATTGCCAAAATATGGAGGTAAAGGAATGTACGGCATGCATATACACAAGGCTGTTTATCAAAATAAAGAAAAGGAAACAGGCATCACTATTCATTTGGTAAATGAACACTATGACGATGGAAAAATTTTATTTCAAAAAGCAGTGGAAATAAATAAAGAAGATACTCCTGAAACCATTGCAGAAAAAGTTTTAAAATTAGAACACAAATCATTTGCTCCAACAATTGAGAAATACTTAAAAACAAAAATGCGAATTGTAGCTCAAAACCTTTGA
- the purH gene encoding bifunctional phosphoribosylaminoimidazolecarboxamide formyltransferase/IMP cyclohydrolase, which produces MFFSVKFIKSALISVFYKDGLEKIAQELKKNNVRIYSTGGTQKFLEEQGCHVIPVEELTNYPSILGGRVKTLHPKVFGGILARRENESDLAQIEEYKIPEIDLVIVNLYPFEETVANTTEEQEIIEKIDIGGISLIRAAAKNYKDTCVLSSKEQYNEFYNLYTQQSGALTINQRRNFATKTFAVSSAYDAAIFNYFNEKENITAFNQAFSQAQTLRYGENPHQSAEFYGNLENYFDKLNGKELSFNNLVDIDAAVNVISEFEKPTFAIIKHTNTCGLASATNNLEAYKLALACDNVSAFGGILATNKKIEKDLAEEINKLFCEVVIAPDFSAEAIEILSSKKNRIILKQKIFNKPKKQFKSILNGVLAQDYDQSFELRNEFKPVTHNKCNEQELTDLEFAIKAVKHLKSNGIAIVKNEQLIGMGCGQTSRVDALNQAINKARAFNFSVEGAVMASDAFFPFPDCVNIAATAGITSVAQPGGSIKDQDSIDACNANNMSMVFTGNRHFKH; this is translated from the coding sequence ATATTTTTTTCAGTGAAATTTATAAAATCTGCTTTAATTTCTGTATTCTACAAAGATGGATTAGAGAAAATAGCCCAAGAATTAAAGAAAAACAATGTAAGAATTTATAGTACAGGAGGTACTCAAAAATTTTTAGAAGAGCAGGGTTGTCATGTTATTCCTGTTGAAGAATTAACCAACTATCCTTCTATTTTGGGTGGCAGAGTTAAAACATTGCATCCTAAAGTTTTTGGTGGTATTTTGGCAAGAAGAGAAAATGAAAGCGATTTAGCCCAAATAGAAGAATACAAAATTCCTGAAATAGATTTAGTAATAGTTAATTTATATCCTTTTGAAGAAACCGTAGCTAACACTACGGAAGAACAAGAAATAATTGAAAAAATAGATATTGGCGGTATTTCTTTAATTAGAGCTGCTGCTAAAAACTACAAAGACACTTGCGTGCTTTCTTCAAAAGAGCAGTATAATGAGTTTTATAATTTATATACTCAGCAAAGTGGCGCTTTAACCATAAACCAAAGAAGAAATTTTGCGACTAAAACTTTTGCCGTTTCCTCTGCTTATGATGCCGCTATATTTAATTATTTTAATGAAAAAGAAAATATTACAGCTTTTAATCAAGCATTTTCTCAAGCACAAACACTTAGATATGGCGAAAACCCACATCAATCAGCAGAATTTTATGGAAATTTAGAAAACTACTTTGACAAACTAAATGGCAAAGAACTTTCTTTCAATAACTTAGTTGATATTGATGCGGCAGTTAATGTAATTTCAGAATTTGAAAAACCTACTTTTGCTATTATAAAACACACCAATACCTGTGGCTTAGCTTCTGCTACTAATAATTTAGAGGCCTACAAATTAGCTTTAGCTTGCGATAATGTATCGGCATTTGGAGGCATTTTAGCAACAAACAAAAAAATAGAAAAAGATTTAGCCGAAGAAATAAACAAATTGTTTTGCGAAGTAGTTATTGCCCCGGATTTTTCTGCTGAAGCTATAGAAATACTTTCAAGCAAAAAAAATAGAATAATTTTAAAACAAAAAATATTTAATAAACCCAAAAAACAATTCAAATCTATATTAAATGGAGTTTTAGCACAAGACTACGACCAAAGTTTTGAGCTTAGAAACGAGTTTAAGCCTGTAACACACAATAAATGTAACGAACAGGAGTTAACTGATTTAGAATTTGCCATTAAAGCTGTAAAACATTTGAAATCAAACGGAATAGCAATAGTTAAAAACGAACAATTAATAGGTATGGGTTGCGGACAAACATCAAGAGTAGATGCCTTAAACCAAGCTATTAATAAAGCTCGTGCTTTTAATTTTAGCGTAGAAGGAGCTGTAATGGCTTCCGATGCTTTTTTCCCTTTTCCAGATTGTGTAAACATAGCCGCCACAGCAGGTATAACCAGTGTAGCTCAGCCTGGCGGTTCTATTAAAGACCAAGACTCTATAGATGCTTGCAATGCAAACAACATGAGTATGGTTTTTACAGGAAATAGACATTTTAAGCATTAA
- a CDS encoding rod shape-determining protein gives MSLFNFFTEEIAIDLGTANTLIIHNDKVVVDEPSIVAIDRKTDKVKAVGTKAMMMHEKTHDNIKTIRPLKDGVIADFQAAESMIREMIKMIYEGKRKPIFPPSYNMVICIPSGITEVEKRAVKDSALNSGGKMVKMIHEPMAAAIGIGIDVEEPSGNMIIDIGGGTTEIAVISLSGIVSDQSIRVAGDEFTSNIVNYMRRQHNMMIGERTAEQIKINVGSALSELETPLEDFAVNGRDLMTGIPKQIMVTYSEVAHALDKSISKIEEAILKALETTPPELAADIYKTGLYLTGGGALLTGLDKRIASKTKLPVHVAEDPLRAVVRGTGIALKKMDQYTFLMDD, from the coding sequence ATGAGTTTATTTAATTTTTTTACCGAAGAAATAGCTATTGATTTAGGTACTGCCAATACCTTAATAATACACAACGATAAAGTAGTGGTAGATGAACCTTCAATAGTAGCCATAGACCGAAAAACAGACAAAGTAAAAGCTGTGGGAACTAAGGCGATGATGATGCACGAAAAAACCCACGACAATATAAAAACCATTCGTCCACTAAAAGATGGTGTTATTGCTGATTTTCAGGCAGCAGAAAGCATGATACGCGAAATGATAAAAATGATATACGAAGGAAAAAGAAAACCTATATTTCCTCCTTCGTATAATATGGTTATTTGCATTCCAAGTGGTATTACAGAAGTAGAAAAACGTGCTGTAAAAGATAGTGCCTTAAATTCTGGTGGCAAAATGGTAAAAATGATACACGAGCCAATGGCTGCCGCTATAGGAATAGGAATAGATGTAGAAGAGCCAAGCGGAAACATGATTATTGACATAGGCGGAGGAACAACAGAAATTGCCGTTATTTCATTGTCGGGAATTGTAAGCGACCAATCTATTAGAGTGGCGGGAGATGAATTTACCTCAAACATAGTAAACTATATGAGACGCCAGCACAACATGATGATAGGCGAAAGAACGGCTGAACAGATTAAAATAAATGTAGGTTCAGCTTTATCAGAATTAGAAACTCCGCTTGAAGATTTTGCCGTAAATGGCAGAGATTTAATGACGGGAATCCCTAAGCAAATAATGGTAACTTACTCAGAGGTGGCTCATGCTTTAGATAAATCTATCTCTAAAATTGAAGAAGCTATTTTAAAGGCTTTAGAAACTACCCCGCCCGAATTGGCTGCCGATATATACAAAACAGGTCTTTATTTAACAGGCGGAGGAGCACTACTTACAGGCTTAGATAAACGTATAGCCAGTAAAACAAAACTTCCTGTTCATGTAGCAGAAGATCCATTGAGAGCAGTAGTAAGAGGTACAGGTATTGCCCTTAAAAAAATGGATCAATATACTTTTTTGATGGACGATTAA
- the mreC gene encoding rod shape-determining protein MreC — translation MYNLFKFIAKYHFFLLFLLLEIISLTLVVQYNNYQKAKFINSANAFTGNIYTIQSNITNFFKLKKVNEQLAEENAYLKSVTKEIHYVEVPMLTSDSIFLTDTLFLDTLISLNYIPAKVISNTTNKQQNIIFINKGKNDGLYENMGVVNQKGVVGVVRNISNNYATVVPIINTGFNINAKIKDSGFFGNLTWDGVNPLYAQLYDIPNHISPQKGDTIVTSGYSKVFEDGNIIGYIENVETVPGKSFIMIQVKLAVSFGNLNYVYALQNNFDNELDSLSYEN, via the coding sequence ATGTACAATCTATTTAAGTTTATAGCCAAATATCATTTTTTCCTTTTATTTCTTCTTCTTGAAATTATTTCGCTGACTCTTGTTGTGCAATACAACAATTACCAAAAAGCAAAATTTATAAATAGTGCCAATGCTTTTACAGGAAATATTTATACTATACAATCTAACATAACCAACTTTTTTAAACTTAAAAAGGTAAATGAACAACTTGCCGAAGAAAATGCCTATTTAAAATCTGTTACCAAAGAAATACACTACGTAGAAGTGCCAATGCTTACCAGCGATAGCATTTTTTTAACCGATACTTTATTTTTAGATACGCTAATAAGTTTAAATTATATTCCGGCAAAAGTTATAAGCAACACGACTAATAAACAGCAGAATATTATTTTTATAAACAAAGGAAAAAATGACGGCTTATACGAAAATATGGGTGTAGTAAACCAAAAAGGAGTAGTGGGAGTGGTAAGAAATATATCTAACAATTATGCCACCGTAGTGCCTATTATAAATACAGGATTTAATATTAATGCTAAAATTAAAGATTCAGGCTTTTTTGGCAATTTAACATGGGATGGCGTAAATCCGCTTTATGCCCAGTTGTATGATATTCCCAATCATATTTCGCCACAAAAAGGAGATACTATTGTTACCAGCGGCTATTCTAAAGTATTTGAAGATGGAAATATTATAGGATATATAGAAAATGTAGAAACAGTACCCGGTAAAAGTTTTATAATGATACAAGTAAAACTTGCCGTAAGTTTTGGCAATTTGAATTATGTATATGCTTTGCAAAATAATTTTGATAATGAATTAGATAGCTTGTCGTATGAAAATTAG
- the mrdA gene encoding penicillin-binding protein 2, whose product MKDRYKNRSLVLVILISIVSLIFIFKLLSLQVLNNKYETLAQKIALKKINLYPNRGLIYDRNNNLLVYNKAIYDVLVVPRLIKDLDTTLLLSIVDMDKATFLKKMEKASEGLHYYGSNEFVKQLSAEQYALFLENNWKFKGFYGETRTIRNYTNTGAAHILGDVGEVNQKEIDQSEGYYQARDYIGKSGLEKIYEEELRGKKGFKYIFVDKYNKEQGTFEDGSNDSIPVQGLTLSTTLDIDLQLYGEKLLRNKIGSIVAIEPQTGEILALVSSPTFDPNLLCGSERGKNYLKLFDDPLKPLFNRAVMAQYPPGSTFKPLTGLIAMQDGAITPNFGYFCNTTYRIPGYTLHCSHHHPSANNIQQAIQHSCNPYFWETFNRTISNDKYKTSEQAYTTWYNYCRNFGLDSILGIDMLSEKSGNIPSPQYYNKLYGKGRWRATTIISLAIGQGEIQLTPLQLANLYATIANKGFFVQPHIVKTVNNETVKYPIRETHIDKVYFEDVLEGLKLVVDEGTGRRSKIEGISFGGKTGTAQNPHGEDHSIFAGIAPLENPKIAIAVIIENGGGGSKYAAPIASLMAEKYLNDTISTARIPFEQVILDANLIENVLGTNKSDTLQP is encoded by the coding sequence ATGAAAGATAGATACAAAAATCGGTCATTAGTTCTGGTTATACTCATATCTATTGTATCGCTAATTTTCATTTTTAAACTGCTTAGCCTTCAAGTTTTAAATAACAAATATGAAACCTTAGCACAAAAAATTGCACTAAAAAAAATAAATCTTTATCCTAATAGGGGATTAATATACGACCGTAATAATAACCTTTTGGTATATAACAAAGCCATTTATGACGTATTGGTAGTGCCTCGGTTAATAAAAGACTTAGACACCACTTTGTTGCTTAGCATTGTAGATATGGATAAAGCTACTTTTCTTAAAAAAATGGAAAAAGCAAGCGAAGGACTGCATTACTACGGCTCTAATGAATTTGTAAAACAACTTTCTGCCGAGCAATATGCTCTTTTTTTAGAAAACAACTGGAAATTTAAAGGTTTTTATGGCGAAACCCGAACTATAAGAAACTATACCAATACAGGAGCGGCACATATTTTAGGCGATGTGGGAGAAGTTAATCAAAAAGAAATAGACCAATCGGAGGGCTACTACCAAGCAAGAGATTATATAGGCAAAAGTGGCTTAGAAAAAATATATGAAGAAGAATTACGCGGAAAAAAGGGGTTTAAGTACATTTTTGTAGATAAATACAACAAAGAGCAAGGCACATTTGAAGACGGGAGCAATGATAGTATTCCCGTTCAAGGACTTACATTAAGCACTACCTTAGATATAGATTTACAATTGTATGGAGAAAAATTATTGCGAAATAAAATAGGCAGTATTGTAGCCATAGAACCTCAAACAGGCGAAATACTTGCTTTAGTGAGTAGCCCCACTTTTGACCCCAATTTACTCTGTGGCTCTGAAAGAGGGAAAAATTACTTAAAATTATTTGATGACCCACTAAAACCACTTTTTAACAGGGCGGTAATGGCTCAATATCCCCCGGGTTCTACTTTTAAGCCACTTACAGGTCTTATTGCCATGCAAGATGGTGCCATAACTCCAAACTTTGGTTATTTTTGTAATACCACATACAGAATTCCGGGATATACGCTTCATTGTTCGCACCACCACCCGTCTGCCAATAATATACAACAAGCTATTCAGCACTCTTGCAATCCGTATTTTTGGGAAACTTTTAACAGAACTATAAGCAACGATAAGTATAAAACCAGCGAGCAAGCCTATACTACTTGGTATAACTACTGTAGAAATTTTGGTTTAGATAGTATTTTAGGTATAGATATGTTGAGTGAAAAATCAGGGAATATTCCCAGCCCACAGTATTATAACAAACTATATGGCAAAGGACGGTGGCGTGCTACAACCATTATATCTTTAGCCATTGGGCAAGGAGAAATACAGCTTACTCCATTACAATTAGCTAATTTATATGCCACTATAGCCAACAAAGGATTTTTTGTTCAACCTCATATTGTAAAAACCGTAAATAATGAAACCGTAAAATATCCAATCCGTGAAACGCATATTGATAAAGTGTATTTTGAAGATGTTTTAGAAGGCTTAAAATTAGTGGTAGATGAAGGAACGGGGAGAAGGTCAAAAATAGAAGGTATTTCTTTTGGTGGAAAAACAGGGACGGCTCAGAACCCACACGGAGAAGATCACTCCATTTTTGCAGGAATAGCACCATTGGAAAATCCTAAAATAGCTATAGCTGTAATTATAGAAAATGGTGGTGGCGGTTCTAAATATGCCGCACCCATAGCCAGTTTAATGGCAGAAAAATATTTGAATGATACCATTTCTACCGCCAGAATACCTTTTGAGCAAGTAATTTTAGATGCAAATTTGATAGAAAACGTATTAGGAACAAATAAAAGTGATACGCTACAACCATGA
- the rodA gene encoding rod shape-determining protein RodA, producing the protein MNRSESFLNNIDWVLVSLYLILCIIGVAFIYSTGYNTSDTIRLFDFGTVHGQQILWLIVSLVVAFVVVIIDFKFYSNFAYIIYGAIMLLLASVLFLGVEINGSKSWFALGGFRFQPAELAKFATCLALAKVLSDINIDLRTLNGKLKAGTILAIPMALILLQGDVGSAIVFSSLIFVLHREGLESAFLVIGFGLILFSILALLYPPFLLLYFYAGILCVFIFYNRLHKYPIIAPTLSVFALISVFILYNKYLLPLNSFTNSYAPLFILSLVVLIVGFVLHYKKKKWITPFMAILFVVGVYTFSVSFIFNNVLKQHHRDRINLILGKIEDQSGAGYNLYQSKVAIGSGGLTGKGYLQGTQTMLNYVPEQSTDFIFTSIAEQFGFIGSFVLILLFTLFLLRIIQVSERQRSAIARIYGYGVASILFIHFFVNIGMTIGIVPVIGIPLPFISKGGSSLLSFTILLFVLIKFDTERLSFVR; encoded by the coding sequence ATGAACAGGAGCGAAAGTTTTTTAAATAACATAGATTGGGTTCTTGTAAGCCTTTATTTAATACTTTGTATTATAGGTGTAGCTTTTATATATTCTACAGGATATAATACTTCAGATACTATCCGTTTATTTGATTTTGGCACTGTGCACGGGCAGCAAATTTTATGGCTAATAGTTAGTCTTGTGGTGGCTTTTGTGGTTGTTATTATTGATTTTAAGTTTTATTCAAATTTTGCTTACATTATATACGGAGCCATAATGCTACTGCTGGCAAGTGTTTTGTTTTTAGGTGTAGAAATTAACGGTTCTAAATCGTGGTTTGCTCTTGGTGGATTTAGGTTTCAGCCGGCAGAATTAGCAAAATTTGCCACTTGTTTAGCTTTAGCTAAAGTGCTTTCTGATATAAATATTGACCTAAGAACTTTAAATGGCAAACTTAAAGCAGGAACTATTTTGGCTATACCAATGGCACTTATTTTACTGCAAGGCGATGTGGGTTCTGCCATTGTTTTTTCAAGTTTAATTTTTGTACTTCACCGCGAAGGATTGGAGTCTGCATTTCTTGTTATTGGCTTTGGTTTAATTCTGTTTTCAATATTAGCTTTGCTTTATCCTCCGTTTTTATTGCTATATTTTTATGCCGGCATATTGTGTGTTTTTATTTTTTACAATAGACTTCACAAATACCCTATTATAGCACCTACGCTGTCGGTTTTTGCTTTAATTTCAGTATTTATTTTGTACAATAAATATTTGCTTCCCCTAAATTCTTTTACCAATTCTTATGCTCCTTTATTTATTTTATCATTAGTGGTTTTAATTGTTGGGTTTGTTTTACACTACAAAAAGAAAAAATGGATTACACCTTTTATGGCTATATTATTTGTAGTGGGTGTATATACTTTTTCGGTAAGTTTTATTTTTAATAATGTACTAAAGCAACATCACCGCGATAGAATTAATTTAATTTTGGGTAAAATAGAAGACCAATCTGGTGCGGGATATAACTTATATCAATCCAAAGTAGCTATAGGTTCTGGGGGCTTAACGGGAAAAGGATATTTGCAAGGTACGCAAACCATGCTAAATTATGTGCCGGAGCAGTCCACAGATTTTATTTTTACTTCAATAGCCGAACAATTTGGTTTTATAGGAAGTTTTGTGCTTATATTGTTGTTTACCTTATTTCTGTTGCGTATTATTCAGGTTTCAGAAAGACAGCGATCTGCCATAGCAAGAATTTATGGCTATGGTGTAGCCAGTATATTGTTTATTCACTTTTTTGTAAATATAGGTATGACTATAGGTATTGTTCCTGTTATTGGTATTCCACTACCTTTTATAAGCAAAGGAGGAAGTTCATTATTAAGTTTTACAATACTTTTATTTGTGCTTATAAAATTTGATACCGAACGCTTGAGTTTTGTGAGGTAA